The nucleotide window GCTCCAGCCGGGCCGGGACCCGCTGGCCGGGCTGGAGGCCCTGGTCGGCACGGAACCGGCGGACCTCGGTGACGGCGTCGCGCAGGGTGGCGATCTCGGCCTCGGCCGCCGCGTCCCGGAAGCCGCTGTCGGCCGGCCACTCGGCGATCACCACGGACTCCCGGCCGGTGAGCGCGGTCCACAGGGTCTCGGTGACGAACGGGACGATCGGGTGCAGCAGGCGCAGCGTCACGTCCAGCACCTCGCCGAGCACCCGGCGGGAGCGCTCCGCGCCCTCGCCACCGGCGGCGAAGACCGTCTTGGACAGCTCCACGTACCAGTCGAAGACCTCGTCCCACGCGAAGTGGAAGAGGGTGTCGGAGACCTTGGCGAACTGGTAGTCGTCGTAGTAGGCGTCCACCTCGGCGACCACGGCGTTCAGCCGGGACAGGATCCAGCGGTCGGCGGCCGACAGCCCTTCCACGGGCGGCAGTTGGCCCTCCACGGTGGCGCCGTTCATCAACGCGAAGCGGGTGGCGTTCCAGATCTTGTTGGCGAAGTTGCGGGAGCCCTGGACCCAGTCCTCGCCGATCGGCACGTCGGTGCCGGGGTTGGCGCCGCGGGCCAGCGTGAAGCGGAGCGCGTCGGAGCCGTAGGCGTCCATCCAGTCCAGCGGGTTGACCGCGTTGCCGAAGGACTTCGACATCTTCTTGCCGAACTGGTCGCGCACCATGCCGTGCAGGGCGATGGTGTGGAACGGCGGGGTGCCGTCCATCGCGTACAGGCCGAACATCATCATCCGGGCGACCCAGAAGAAGAGGATGTCGTACCCGGTGACCAGCACGGAGTTGGGGTAGAACTTCGCGAGCGACTCGGTCCGCCCGGGCCAGCCGAGGGTGGAGAACGGCCACAGGCCGGAGGAGAACCAGGTGTCCAGGACGTCGGAGTCCTGGCGCCAGCCGTCACCGGTGGGGGGCTCCTCGTCCGGGCCGACGCAGACCACCTCGCCGTTCGGCCCGTACCAGACCGGGATGCGGTGGCCCCACCACAACTGCCGCGAGATGCACCAGTCGTGGAGGTTGTCGACCCAGTCGAAGTACCGCTTCTCCATCTCCTGCGGGTGGATCTTCACCCGCCCGTCGCGCACCGCGTCACCGGCCGCCTTGGCCAGCGGGGCGACCTTGACCCACCACTGGAGCGACAGCCGGGGCTCGATGGTGGTCTTGCAGCGCGAGCAGTGGCCCACCGAGTGGACGTACGGGCGCTTCTCGGCGACGATCCGGCCCTCGGCGCGCAGCGCCCCGACGATGGCGGAGCGGGCCTCCAGCCGGTCGAGCCCCTGGAACGGGCCGTGCGCGGTGATCACCGCGTGCTCGTCCATGACGGTCAGCGACGGCAGGCCGTGCCGGCGGCCGATTTCGAAGTCGTTGGGGTCGTGGGCCGGGGTGACCTTCACCGCGCCGGTGCCGAACTCCGGGTCGACGTGGGCGTCGGCGACCACCGGGATGCGGCGGCCGGTCAGTGGCAGTTCGATCTCGGTGCCGACCAGGTGGCGGTAGCGGTCGTCGTCGGGGTGGACGGCGACCGCGGTGTCGCCGAGCATCGTCTCGGCCCGGGTGGTGGCCACCACGATGGCGTCGTCCCCGTCGCCGTAGCGGATGGAGACCAACTCGCCGTCGTCCTCCTGGTACTCCACCTCGATGTCGGAGATGGCGGTCAGGCAGCGCGGGCACCAGTTGATGATGCGTTCGGCGCGGTAGATCAGCTCGTCGTCGTAGAGCTTCTTGAAGATGGTCTGGACGGCCTTGGACAGGCCCTCGTCCATGGTGAAGCGCTCCCGCGACCAGTCGACGCCGTCGCCGAGGCGGCGCATCTGGCCGGAGATCTGGCCGCCGGACTCCGCCTTCCAGCGCCACACCCGCTCGACGAACGCCTCCCGGCCCAGGTCGTGGCGGGACTTGCCCTCCTTGGCCAGTTCGCGCTCGACCACGTTCTGGGTGGCGATGCCGGCGTGGTCCATGCCGGGCTGCCAGAGCACCTCGTACCCCTGCATGCGCTTGCGGCGGGTTAGGGCGTCGATGATCGTGTGCTCGAAGGCGTGGCCCAGGTGGAGGCTGCCGGTGACGTTGGGCGGCGGGATGACGATGGTGTACGGCGGCTTGTCGCTCTTGGCGTCGGCCGCGAAGTAACCGCGTTCTACCCAGCGCTCGTACAGCGTTTCCTCTACCTCGGCCGGGACGTACTGGGTCGGCAGATGGTCAGGGCTGCTGCTGGGCCCGCTGTTGGGGCGCTGGTTCATCTCGGTCACGCGGCAATTCTAGGGCGGCGGGGGCGGCGTCCCGCACCCGCCGGGCCCGGGGCGCGGGGCCCCGGCGTGCCGGTGGCAGCGGCCATCGGCAAGGATATGGGCCGCGTACACGTCAACGGGAGGAACCCCATGAGCTTCAACCAGCCGCCGCCCAACCCGTACGGGCCGCCGCAGCCGCCCGCGCCCCAGCCGGGCTACGGCTACCCGCAGCAGCCGCCGGCGGCCAACCCCTACGCGCAGCCGCAGCCGCAGGGCCCCAACCCGTACGCACAGGGCCCCGCACAGCCGCCCGCGCCGCCGTACGGCCAGCCGCCGGTGCCGGGGGCGCCGGGCCCGTACGGGCAGCCGCAGGGGTGGGGGGCCGGCCCGGTGCCGCCGCCGCTGCCGGTGAAGAAGAGCAACAAGGGCAAGATCGTCGGCATCGTGGCCGGTGTCGTGGTGGTCGCCGCGATCGCGGTCGGCGCCGTCACCCTGACCGGCGCCACCTCCTCCGGCGGCGGCTACAAGCTCGACACCCCGGCGACGGTGCTGGGCGGCCAGTACACCAAGGACTCCACGATGCCGGGCGCCACCGGCGGCGACTCCGACACGCAGAAGGGCTCCGACAAGGGCATCACCGACGCCACCTCGGTGCGCGGCGCCTGGAAGAGCAGCAAGGACGAGATCATCCTGGGCGGCGCCTACGGTGACGTCACCGACCCCAAGTCGGCGGTGGGCACCCTGCTGTCGGCGGCCGGCATGAAGGACGCCACGGACCAGAAGCCGTCCGGTTTCGACGGTGACCTGATGCAGTGCGGGGTGAAGGACTTCGGCATCTACAAGGCCCCGTTCTGCGCCTGGGGCGACAACAGCACGGTCGCGCTGGTGATGTGGAACGGCAACCCGGACACGGTCGCCACCGGCGGTCTGCCCACTCCGCCGTCGACCGCCGACTTCGCCCAGACCGTGGCGAAGCTGCGCGGCGAGATACGCGTCAAGAAGTAACCCGCACCGACGCGGCACCGACACCAAAGGGGGCGCCCGGATCACTCCGGGCGCCCCCTTCGCGCTACAGGACGCTACGCGCTCTTCTCGTGGCGTTCGCCCTCGTCACCCCGAGTGCGGGGGACGAGAGTGGGGTTCACGTTCGAGTGAACGACTTCCTTGGTGATGACGACCCGGGCGACGTCCTTGCGGGACGGCACCTCGTACATCACCGACTGGAGGACCTCCTCCATGATGGCCCGCAGGCCACGGGCGCCGGTGCCGCGCAGGATGGCCTGGTCGGCGATGGCCTCCAGCGCGGAACGCTCGAACTCCAGCTCGACGCCGTCCAGCTCGAAGAGGCGCTGGTACTGCTTGACCAGCGCGTTGCGCGGCTCGACCAGGATCTTCAGCAGCGCCTCGCGGTCCAGGTTGTGCACCGAGGTGATCACCGGCAGGCGGCCGATGAACTCCGGGATCATGCCGAACTTCACCAGGTCCTCGGGCATGATCTCGGCGAACTGGTCCACCGAGTCCAGCTCCCGCTTGGAACGGATGGTGGCACCGAAGCCGATCCCCTTGGCCCCGGCCCGGGCCTCGATGATCTTCTCCAGGCCGGCGAAGGCACCGCCCACGATGAAGAGCACGTTGGTGGTGTCGATCTGGATGAACTCCTGGTGCGGGTGCTTGCGCCCGCCCTGCGGCGGCACCGAGGCGGTGGTGCCCTCCAGGATCTTCAGCAGCGCCTGCTGGACACCCTCGCCGGAGACGTCCCGGGTGATCGACGGGTTCTCGCTCTTGCGGGCCACCTTGTCGATCTCGTCGATGTAGATGATCCCGGTCTCGGCCTTCTTGACGTCGTAGTCGGCCGCCTGGATCAGCTTGAGCAGGATGTTCTCCACGTCCTCGCCGACGTATCCGGCCTCGGTCAGGGCGGTGGCGTCGGCGATGGCGAAGGGGACGTTGAGCATCCGGGCGAGGGTCTGGGCGAGCAGCGTCTTGCCGGAGCCGGTGGGGCCGAGCAGCAGAATGTTGGACTTGGCCAGCTCGATGCCGTCGTCGTGGCCCGGACGGCCGTTCTCCCCGGCCTGCACCCGCTTGTAGTGGTTGTAGACGGCGACCGACAGCGCCTTCTTGGCGGGCTCCTGCCCGACCACGTAGCTCTCCAGGAACTCGTAGATCTCCCGGGGCTTGGGCAGGTCCTCCCAGCGCACCTCGGAGGACTCGGCGAGCTCCTCCTCGATGATCTCGTTGCACAAGTCGATGCACTCGTCGCAGATGTACACACCAGGCCCTGCGATGAGCTTCTTCACCTGCTTCTGGCTCTTTCCGCAGAACGAGCACTTGAGCAGGTCGCCGCCGTCACCGATGCGTGCCACGAGGTGCTTCCCCTTCGCCTGGGATCCGCTTCGCTCAGCGGAACCTGGTGCTTGCCGGGTCGTCCGGGTCCCTGTCAGTGTGCGGCTGACGCCGCGGGGCCCCCGGACCCCCCTCCGACGGTACCTTGCCGAGCCCTGGGTGTGGGCCCCCCTTGAACCGACTCGTCGCCGGCCCAAGGGCGGGCCCGTGGTTTCCGGCCCTGTACCGGGCCGGTGGTCAGGCCGAAAGCGCGGCCTTGCGGGAGGAGGTGATCTGGTCCACGAAGCCGAAGCTGAGCGCGTCCTCGGCGGTGAGGATCTTGTCACGCTCGATGTCCTCGCGGATCTGCTCCTCGGTGCGGTGGGAGTGCTTCGCCAGCATCTCCTCCATCTGGACCCGCATCCGGGTGATCTCGTTGGCCTGGATCTCCAGGTCGGAGATCTGCGCCCGGCCGGTCTCGGTGTACGGCTGGTGGATCAGCACCCGCGCGTTGGGCAGCGCCATCCGCTTGCCCGGGGTGCCGGCGGCCAGCAGCACCGCGGCGGCCGACGCGGCCTGGCCGAGGCAGACCGTCTGGATGTCCGGCTTGACGAACTGCATCGTGTCGTAGATCGCCGTCATGGCGGTGAAGGAGCCGCCGGGCGAGTTGATGTAGATCGAGATGTCCCGGTCCGGGTCCATCGACTCCAGGCACAGCAGCTGCGCCATCACGTCGTTGGCGGAGGCGTCGTCGATCTGCACGCCGAGGAAGATCACCCGCTCCTCGAAGAGCTTGGCGTACGGGTCGTACTCACGGATGCCCTGCGAGGTGCGCTCGACGAAGCGCGGCACGATGTAGCGGGCCTCCATGCCGTGCGAGCGGGAGGCGTCCACGCCCTGCTGGAGGGCGAGCGGGTTGCGGGTGTTCATGGATCGGTTCACCGTCCTGAGGGGTGAGCGGGAAGGGGAAGCGTAACTGTCCGGTGCGCCGGGGCCGCGCCCGGCAGGGCTCCGCGCGGGCGGGGCTCAGGCACCGGTACCGCCACCACCGGGGACGTCCGCGGCCGTGTGCATGACCTCGTCGATCAGGCCGTACTCCTTGGCCTCCTCCGCGGTGAACCAGCGGTCGCGGTCCGCGTCGCGGTTGATGGTCTCGACGGACTGGCCGCTGTGCTGCGCGGTGAGCTGCTCCATGCGCTTCTTGGTGCGCAGCAGCTGCTCAGCCTGGATCTTGATGTCGGAGGCGGAGCCGCCGAGGCCGGCCGACCCCTGGTGCATCAGGATGTCGGCGTTGGGCAGGGCGAACCGCTTGCCGGGGGTGCCGGCGGTCAGCAGGAACTGGCCCATGGAGGCGGCGAGGCCCATGGCGATCGTCACGACGTCGTTCTTGATGTACTGCATCGTGTCGTAGATCGCGAAGCCGGCGGTCACGGAGCCGCCGGGCGAGTTGATGTAGAGGTAGATGTCCTTGGTCGGGTCGGCGGCGAGCAGCAGCATCTGCGCGCAGATCCGGTTGGCGATGTCGTCGTCCACGGCCTGGCCGAGGAAGATGATGCGTTCATCGAGCAGCCGGTTGTAGACCGCGTCACCGAGGCCCGGTCCGCTCGGGGCGCCGTTGGCGGTGGGCATCAGGAGTCCCGGCATCTCGATCTGCGGAGTCGTCACGTATCCACCTGCTCGTTGTCGGACGGCGACGCCGTCTTTCGCGTCTTACGTCGTCTTCTCGAAAGGGCCGGGGAGGAGCGGCGCGCCTTTCGCCTTCCGTCCCTTCTCAGGGTCTCCCTGCCCTCGTTACTACGGACCCTAACGCCCTGGTAGGGCCCAGCAATCCCGCACACGGAACTGTTCGCTGTGAGCGCAGGCAGGGGGTACGAGGGTTGGTCCGGCCGTCCGCGGGAAGGGCGCGGACGGTACCGACGGGGACGGGCCCGGACGCGTGGGTACGCGTCCGGGCCCGTCCCGTGAGACGTGCGACGGGGCTCAGCCCTCGTTCTTCTCCTCGGACTCCGCGGCGGCCTCGGTGGCCTCCTCGGCGGACGCCTCGACCGTCTCGGCGGTCTCGTCCTCCTCGTCGAGGTCGACGACCTCACCGTTGGTGTCCTTGACCGTGGCGGCCTCGACGACCGCGGCCAGCGCCTTGCCCCGGGCGACCTCGCCCACCAGCATCGGGACCTGGCCGCCCTCGACGACCGCCTGGGCGAACTGGTCGGGGGACATGCCGGAGGAGGCGGCGCGGCGCATCAGGTGCTCGGTGAGCTCCTCCTGGTTGACCGAGAGGTTCTCCTTGGAGACCAGCTCGTCGAGGACGAACTGGGTCTTGATGCCCTTCTTGGCCTGCTCCTCGAGCTCGGCGTCGTACTCCTCGGCGGTCTTGCCCTCGCGCTCCAGGAACGACTCCCAGTTCAGCCCCATCATCGGGAACTGGTGGTGCTCCAGGTTGTGCTTGCGGGTCTCGATCTCGTCCTTGAGGAGCTTCTCCGGGACCGGGACCTCGACCAGCTCCAGGAGGGCGTCGAGCACCTTCTCCTGGGCCTGGGTGGCCTGGTCGTACTTCTTGATCCGCTCAAGACGCTTGACGCTGTCGGCGCGCAGCTCCTCGAGGGTGTCGAACTCGCTGGCGAGCTGGGCGAAGTCGTCGTCGAGCGCGGGCAGCTCACGGGCCTGGACGGCGGTGACGTCGACCTTGACCTCGGCCTCACGGCCGGCCGCGGAGCCGCCCTTCAGCTCGGAGGTGAAGGTGGCGGAGGCGCCGGCCTCCAGACCGGTGACGGCCTCGTCGATGCCGTCGAGGAGCTGGCCGGAGCCGATGGTGTAGGTGACACCCTTGGCGACGCCGTCCTCCAGCACCTCGCCGTCGACCTTGGCCTCCAGGTCGATGACGACCACGTCGCCCTCGGCGGCGGCCCGCTCGACCGGGGTGGTGGAGGCGAAGCGCTCGCGGAGCTGCTCGACCGACTTGTCGACGTCCTCGTCCGAGACCTCGACGGCGTCGACGGTGACCTCGATGCCGGAGTAGTCCGGGATCTCGAACTTCGGCCGGATCTCGACCTCGGCGGTGAACTTCAGCTGCTCGTTGTCGTTGAACTCGGTGATGTCGATCTCGGGCTGGCCGAGCACGCTCAGCTCACCCTCGTTGACCGCCTCCGTGTAGAACTTCGGCAGCGCGTCGTTGATCGCCTCTTCGAGCACCGCGCCGCGGCCGAACCGCTGGTCGATGATGCGTGCGGGGATCTTGCCCTTGCGGAACCCGGGCACCGTGACCTGCTGGTTGATCTTCTTGTACGCCGCGTCGAGGCTGGGCTTGAGCTCCTCGAAGGGCACCTCGACGGTGAGTCGAACCCGGGTGGGGTTCAGAGTCTCCACGGCGCTCTTCACGGTTGGGTCTCCTTGGGCTGACATCAGGGGCTTGTGTGGCCGACGAGACGTACTTGCTTGGGCCTACCTGGGGTTCCGGCCCCTACGTCGCCCCGTATACAGGGCCAGCCTGCATAGTACCCGGTACCCGTGACACGGCGGTCGCACGGTGGGCGTGTTCGAACGTCTGGTCGGGGTGGCCGGATTCGAACCGACGACCTTCCGCTCCCAAAGCGGACGCGCTACCAAGCTGCGCCACACCCCGTCGGTGCGACACGTAGCGTACATGGCTCCGCACACCACGACCGCAATATTTCCGCGCGGGGTCCCGCGAAGGCCCGGCCGGGGCCGTGGCCCGGGGGCGGAGGTCGACCCGCTACGATTCGGTGTGCCAGAATGACTGGCCGTTGCGGGCGTAGCTCAATGGTAGAGCCCCAGTCTTCCAAACTGGCTACGCGGGTTCGATTCCCGTCGCCCGCTCCACACCGGCCCCGGCGCCGGGTCACGAGGGTGTTCCCCGTGGTCCGGCCGCCGGGGCCGGCCGTTTTCCCGGCGGCTACAGTGCTCGCCATGGAGATCTGGGTCAATCCGGCGTGTTCCAAGTGCCGCTCGGCGGTCTCGCTGCTGGACGCCGAGGGCGCCTCGTACACCGTGCGCCGGTATCTGGAGGATCCGCCGAGCGCGGCGGAGATCACCGAGGTGCTGGCGTGGCTCGGCCTGGAGCCGTGGGACATCACCCGCACCCAGGAGGCCGTGGCCAAGGAGTTGGGCGTGCGGGAGTGGCCGCGCACCCCGCAGGAGCGGCAGCGCTGGATCGACGCGCTCGCCGCGCACCCGAAGCTCATCCAACGGCCCATCATCACCGCCGACGACGGCAGCGCGGTGGTCGGCCGCACCGAGGAGGCCGTCCGCACGGCGCTCGCCCGCACCCAGGGGTAACCGGTTCGGCGCCGCGCGGCCGTGCCGTGGCGGCGCACCCGCGGGTGCGCCCGGTCAGAGCCTTATCTGGTTGATCGTCGAGGCGATCGACTCCATCAGGCGGTTGATCGACGGGGCGAGCCCCGATGAGGCGAGGAAGAAGCCGAGCAGTATGGCCACGATGGCCGGGCCCGCCTTGATCGATCCGCCGCGCATGAGAACGATCAACACGATCGCCAACAGCACGACCACGGACAGGGAGATGGCCACTCGGGATCACTTCCTCGCTCGGTACGCCTCGCCGGACGGGGGGTGGGCCGCCGGACGGGGGTGCGTCGCCGCCCCTGCTCCCCCGCGCCGACCATCGTGCCACCTGCGCGGCGCGAGCAGGACCCGTCGGGCCGCCCGACACCCGCGTGTCGTACGGGTGTTGGAGCAGCGGTCCGGTCATACCCCGCCAACGCCCGGGTTACTCACGGCAGATGATGAGCAGCGCGCGGTCGTCGTTGGTGTCCTTGGCCACCGCTTCGATCAGCGGGTAGGCCGCGCCGCGGAAGCCGTGGGCGACGTAGCGGTCGGCCTCGCCGATCAACCGGTCGATGCCGTCGCCGAGTTCGCGGCCGGGCAGCTCGACCAGGCCGTCGGTGAAGAGCAGCAGGACGTCCCCGGTGCGCAGGGTGCCCTTGACGCCGTGGAACTCGGCGTCCGCGGCGATGCCCAGCGGCATGCCGTCGGCCGCCTTCTCCTCCCAGCGTCCGGTGCCGGCGATCAGTTGCATCGCGGGCAGGTGGCCGGCCGAGAGGAGTTCGTAGTCGCCGCTCTCCAGGTCGAGCACGAGGTGGGCGGAGGTGGCGAAGCCCTCCTCCCAGTTCTGCCGCAGCAGGTAGCCGTTGGCGGCGCTGAGGAACTGGTGCGGCGGCAGCGAGCCGAGCAGCCCGCCGAAGGCCCCGGAGAGCAGCAGGGCGCGCGAACCGGCGTCCATGCCCTTGCCGGAGACGTCGGCCAGCACCGCCTCCAGGACCCGGCCATCACCCGAACGAGTGGCCACCACGAAGTCACCGGAGAAGAGCTGGCCGCCGGCCGGGCGCAGCCCGATCTCGGCGTGCCAGCCGGCCCCCAGCTCCGGCAGCCGGCTCTGCACCCGGATGCGTTCGCGCAGGTCGAACAGCATGGTGCCGCCGCGCCGCCAGGGCACGCCGACGCGTCTGCGGAACTGGGCGAGCATCAGGCCGCCGAAAGCGACCCCGCCGACCACCAGCACGGTGCCCGGGGAGACCCCTCGGCTGTGCGGGCCGGTGCCGAGCACGGCGTCCTCGACGATGAGCGCGGTGGCCGCGCCGGCGTAGAGCACCAGCAGGCTGGCCGGGCGGAGCATCAGGCCGCCGATGATCACCGGGAAGACCAGGGCGGTCGGCGGGACCCAGGCGGGCGCGACGCTGGTGGCCCAGGCCAGGGTGGGGACCATCGTCGTCTGTATGGTCAGCGCCAGCCAGTCGGAGCCGTTGCCGCGGAAGTACTCGACGGAGGACCGGCGCACCATCGTCCAGGCCCGCCGTGCCGATCTGCGGATCTGGGCCCGGATGCCGTCGTGGACGGGGCGCGGCAGGGCGTCGCCGCGCACGCTGCGCACCACTTCGGCCGTGCGGCCGATGCCCTCTTCAGTCCCGTCCGTCCCGCCCTCCCGCCGGTCGTACCACTGCCCCTCGCCCTCCCCGGGCTCCCGGCACGCGGATGCCGGCACCCTCATCGGAGAGCGCTTCGCACTCCTGCTCTCCATCCCGTTCTCCTGAAGCGCCGAGCGCGCCACTGCCGGCTTGCCGTTCGTGGGTGACCTTATCCACCCGTTCGGCGGTGCGTCGATTCACGACTCGCCGGACGAAGGCGGATGAAGGGATCCTGTCACCGGGCGTTCGAAAAGGAGTCGCTCATCCGGGGAGCCGTTGATAGGCAGGGGTCATGACAACGGATCTGCGGGTGCTGGAACCGGAGCACTGGGACCACTGGTACGGGCGGCTGGAGCGGGCGTTCGGGGGCGCCGACGACGCCGAGGAACGGGCGTTGTGGCGTGATCTGACCGAGTTCGAGCGGTCGTTGGCGGTGTGGGACGGCGGTGAGGTGGTCGGCACCGCGGGGGCGTTCTCGTTCCAGGTGTCGGTGCCGGGCGGGGCGGCGGTGCCGGCGGCCGGGGTGACCATGGTCAGCGTCCAGGCCACGCACCGCCGCCGGGGCGTGCTCACCTCGATGATGCGGCGCCTCCTGGACGACGTGCGCGGACGCGGGGAGCCGCTGGCCGTGCTGACCGCCTCGGAGCCGGGGATCTACGGGCGGTTCGGGTACGGGCTGGCCACCCGGCAGATGCGGATCGAGCCGGACACCGACCGGGTGCGGGTGCTCGCGCCGCCGGAGGCGGACGGGGTGCGGCTGCGGGTGGCCGATCCGCGCGAGGCGGTGGACGCCTGCGAGGCGGTCTACGCGCGCCGGGTGCCGCTGCGGCCGGGGGCGCCGGTCCGGCCGCCGGGCTGGGAGCACCTGCCGCTGCTGACCGGCCAGTGGCGGCGGGAGGGCGCCGGCGAGCTGCTGTGCGTGCTGGCCGAACGGGACGGCGAGGTGACCGGGTACGCGCGCTACGCGGTCAGCCCCGCCTGGGAGTTCACCGGTCCGCGGGGCGCCGTCCTCCTGCGTGACCTGGAGGCGCTGGACCCCGTGACCTGTGCGGCGCTGTGGCGTTACCTGTTCAGCGTCGACCTCACCTCCTCGGTGCGCGCGGGGAACCGGCCGGTGGACGATCCGCTGCTGCACCTGGTGTCGGACGTGCGCCGCTGTGACGTGCGGGTGCGGGACGGGATGTTCCTGCGGGTGGTCGAGGTGGGGGCGGCGCTGACGGCTCGGGCCTACGCGGCGCCGGTGGACGTGGTGCTGGAGGTCACCGATCCGTTCTGCCCGTGGAACGAGGGGCGGTGGCGGCTGAGCGGGGACGCCAAGGGGGCCTCGTGCGAGCGCACCGGGGACGCGGCCGATCTGGTGGTGGGCGCGACGGAGCTGGGCTCGCTCCACCTGGGCGGGGTCTCGGCGGCCGGGCTGGCGGCGGCCGGCCGGATACGCGAGGTGCGGGCGGGGGCGCTGGCGGAGCTGGAGACCGCGTTCCACTCGCCGCTGGCGCCGTGGCTGCCGCACGGTTTCTGAGCCGGCCCGGGGCGTTCGGGCCGGGTCAGCGGGTCTGGCAGCCCGGGCACCAGAACAGGTTGCGGTTGCCGAGGTCTGCGGTGCGGACCTCGGTGCCGCAGACCAGGCAGGGGCTGCCGGCACGCCGGTAGACGTAGACCTCGCCGCCGTGGTCGTCCACCCGGGGCGGGCGCCCCATGGCCTCGGGGGTGTGCTCGGGGCGCACGGTGTCGATGCGGTTGAACCGTACGCCCTCGCGCATCAGGGCGACCAGGTCGGCCCAGACGGCGTCCCACTCGGCCCGGGTCAGGCCGCGGCCGGCCCGGTAGGGGTCGATGCCCTGGCGGAAGAGGACTTCGGCGCGGTAGACGTTGCCGACGCCGGCGATCACCTTCTGGTCCATCAGCAGGGCGGCTACGGAGGTGCGGCTGCGGGAGATCCGTTCCCAGGCGCGGTCGCCGGTTCCCGGGCGAAGGGGGTCCGGGCCCAGGCGGTCGTGTATCGCCCGCTTCTCCTCGTCGGTGATCAGCTCGCAGGCGGTGGGGCCGCGCAGGTCGGCGTAGTGCTCGTCACCGGCGAGCCGCAGCCGCACGGTGTCGCCGGCCGGCGGCGCCGGGGCCGGGCCGAAGCCCAGCTTGCCGAAGAGGCCGAGGTGGATGTGGACCCAGCCGAGCGGCCCGAAGCCCAGGAAGAGGTGTTTGCCGTGGGCCTGGGAGTCCTCCAGCGGGCGGCCGTCGAGGAGGGCGGCGCCATCGGCGAACTTGCCCTGCGGGCTGGTGACGCGCACGGGCCGGCCGCCGAACCTCTCCCAGTGGTCGGCGGCCAGCCGGTGGATGGTGTGCCCTTCCGGCATCCGGTGCTCAGCCCTGCTGGGGGTGGTGGGCCGGGATGGCGGGCAGCTCGCCGGTGGTCTCGTAGGCGCCGAGCATGTCGATGCGGCGCACGTGGCGTTCGTCACCGGAGAACGGGGTGGCGAGGAAGGCCTCGACGAAGCGGGTGGCCTCCTCCTCGGTGTGCATCCGGGCGCCGACGCTGATCACGTTGGCGTTGTTGTGCTCCCGGCCCAGCTTGGCGGTCTCCTCGCTCCAGGCGAGGGCGGCGCGGACGCCCTTGACCTTGTTGGCGGCGATGGCCTCACCGTTGCCGGAGCCGCCGATGACGATGCCCAGGGCGCCGGGGTCGGCGGCGGTGCGC belongs to Streptantibioticus cattleyicolor NRRL 8057 = DSM 46488 and includes:
- a CDS encoding PP2C family protein-serine/threonine phosphatase, coding for MRVPASACREPGEGEGQWYDRREGGTDGTEEGIGRTAEVVRSVRGDALPRPVHDGIRAQIRRSARRAWTMVRRSSVEYFRGNGSDWLALTIQTTMVPTLAWATSVAPAWVPPTALVFPVIIGGLMLRPASLLVLYAGAATALIVEDAVLGTGPHSRGVSPGTVLVVGGVAFGGLMLAQFRRRVGVPWRRGGTMLFDLRERIRVQSRLPELGAGWHAEIGLRPAGGQLFSGDFVVATRSGDGRVLEAVLADVSGKGMDAGSRALLLSGAFGGLLGSLPPHQFLSAANGYLLRQNWEEGFATSAHLVLDLESGDYELLSAGHLPAMQLIAGTGRWEEKAADGMPLGIAADAEFHGVKGTLRTGDVLLLFTDGLVELPGRELGDGIDRLIGEADRYVAHGFRGAAYPLIEAVAKDTNDDRALLIICRE
- a CDS encoding GNAT family N-acetyltransferase, with the translated sequence MTTDLRVLEPEHWDHWYGRLERAFGGADDAEERALWRDLTEFERSLAVWDGGEVVGTAGAFSFQVSVPGGAAVPAAGVTMVSVQATHRRRGVLTSMMRRLLDDVRGRGEPLAVLTASEPGIYGRFGYGLATRQMRIEPDTDRVRVLAPPEADGVRLRVADPREAVDACEAVYARRVPLRPGAPVRPPGWEHLPLLTGQWRREGAGELLCVLAERDGEVTGYARYAVSPAWEFTGPRGAVLLRDLEALDPVTCAALWRYLFSVDLTSSVRAGNRPVDDPLLHLVSDVRRCDVRVRDGMFLRVVEVGAALTARAYAAPVDVVLEVTDPFCPWNEGRWRLSGDAKGASCERTGDAADLVVGATELGSLHLGGVSAAGLAAAGRIREVRAGALAELETAFHSPLAPWLPHGF
- a CDS encoding Fpg/Nei family DNA glycosylase produces the protein MPEGHTIHRLAADHWERFGGRPVRVTSPQGKFADGAALLDGRPLEDSQAHGKHLFLGFGPLGWVHIHLGLFGKLGFGPAPAPPAGDTVRLRLAGDEHYADLRGPTACELITDEEKRAIHDRLGPDPLRPGTGDRAWERISRSRTSVAALLMDQKVIAGVGNVYRAEVLFRQGIDPYRAGRGLTRAEWDAVWADLVALMREGVRFNRIDTVRPEHTPEAMGRPPRVDDHGGEVYVYRRAGSPCLVCGTEVRTADLGNRNLFWCPGCQTR
- a CDS encoding ribose-5-phosphate isomerase translates to MRVYLGSDHAGYELKNHLVQWLKAGGHEPVDCGPHIYDAQDDYPPFCLRAAERTAADPGALGIVIGGSGNGEAIAANKVKGVRAALAWSEETAKLGREHNNANVISVGARMHTEEEATRFVEAFLATPFSGDERHVRRIDMLGAYETTGELPAIPAHHPQQG